One region of Chitinispirillum alkaliphilum genomic DNA includes:
- a CDS encoding Ribonuclease BN translates to MLHLLKESFSRFLQDSAPRLAAALSYYTIFSLAPLLIIMVAIVGAVYGEDAAQGLIVEQLGVVIGENAAAYIEMLIVQAAQPGSSLLASIIGVAILIYGASRIFNHLRFSLNSIWNVKVKEELGILHKIKIKGFSLLLVLITGFLLLATIVANTAIVTMVQFLREHLFFGHEIWHVFNFLFLYAITTLIFALVFKFIPSADIDWIPVWVGSLFTALLFSFGRYVLGLYLGFITPGSTYGAAGSLVVILFWIYYSAQILFLGAEFTQVFASHRGTPIKPSKDARTVPSSNHRAGM, encoded by the coding sequence ATGCTACATCTCTTAAAGGAATCATTTTCCCGTTTTCTTCAGGACAGTGCCCCGCGTCTTGCTGCAGCACTCTCTTACTACACAATTTTCTCGCTTGCTCCGCTTTTGATTATAATGGTAGCCATTGTTGGTGCGGTGTATGGTGAGGATGCAGCTCAGGGGCTTATTGTGGAGCAGCTTGGTGTTGTAATTGGGGAGAATGCAGCAGCATACATCGAAATGCTCATTGTCCAGGCTGCTCAACCCGGTTCGAGTTTGTTAGCTTCAATTATTGGTGTTGCAATTCTCATTTATGGAGCATCGAGAATTTTTAACCATCTTCGTTTTTCTCTGAACTCGATCTGGAATGTTAAAGTAAAAGAGGAGCTTGGAATACTTCATAAGATAAAGATAAAGGGATTTTCCCTGCTGCTTGTTCTTATTACGGGGTTTTTACTTTTAGCGACTATAGTTGCCAATACAGCCATAGTAACTATGGTACAGTTTCTGAGGGAGCATCTTTTTTTCGGCCACGAAATTTGGCATGTGTTTAATTTCCTCTTTCTCTATGCCATAACGACGTTGATTTTTGCACTTGTGTTTAAGTTTATCCCCAGTGCAGACATAGATTGGATTCCTGTTTGGGTAGGTTCTCTTTTCACTGCACTTCTTTTCTCATTTGGGCGGTATGTGTTGGGGTTATATCTGGGCTTTATCACCCCGGGCTCCACTTATGGTGCAGCAGGTTCTCTGGTTGTGATTTTGTTTTGGATCTACTACTCAGCGCAGATTCTTTTCCTTGGAGCAGAGTTCACTCAGGTTTTTGCATCTCACAGAGGCACTCCAATAAAGCCTTCAAAGGATGCACGGACTGTACCCTCCTCCAATCACAGAGCTGGTATGTGA
- a CDS encoding type 11 methyltransferase — protein MKSISGIRKRLNSLEIRSDEEEIMDSSSSEIEQLHKTLDNFRYINLFLSRSRFLIKRFILNDLRKSAENKPLSFLDIGAGGCDLPQWISSYCRKSEIPVSILCIDNNPEVISYAKDHCHDKQIEIICSDAFEVLENQRFDFITATHVLHHFSTPQASKLVKLINKAADRAFLINDLFRSRFNYVSYSFISLPFSHKSYIHHDGKLSIRKGFTRGEFQSLFKTIEKSSVLKSATIFPGHIYCTAKKKTSKT, from the coding sequence ATGAAAAGTATCAGCGGGATTCGCAAACGCTTAAATTCACTTGAAATACGCTCGGATGAGGAGGAGATTATGGACTCCTCTTCATCCGAAATTGAGCAGCTTCATAAAACCCTCGATAACTTCAGGTATATTAATCTTTTCCTCTCCAGATCACGTTTTCTGATTAAAAGATTTATACTCAATGATTTAAGAAAGTCTGCGGAAAACAAGCCACTGAGTTTTCTTGATATCGGTGCAGGCGGATGTGATTTGCCCCAATGGATCTCTTCCTATTGCAGGAAAAGTGAGATACCCGTGTCAATTCTTTGTATCGATAATAATCCAGAGGTAATCAGTTATGCAAAAGACCATTGTCATGACAAACAAATAGAAATCATCTGCAGTGATGCCTTTGAAGTGCTTGAAAATCAAAGGTTTGATTTTATAACTGCAACCCATGTGCTTCATCATTTCAGCACACCCCAGGCTTCAAAATTGGTTAAATTGATAAACAAAGCCGCTGATCGTGCTTTTCTCATTAATGATCTTTTCAGGAGCCGTTTTAATTACGTCTCCTATTCTTTTATCTCCTTACCCTTTTCACACAAAAGCTACATCCACCATGACGGCAAACTGTCAATCAGAAAAGGTTTCACCCGTGGAGAGTTTCAATCTCTCTTTAAAACAATCGAAAAAAGCTCTGTACTAAAGAGCGCAACCATTTTTCCAGGCCACATCTATTGTACGGCAAAAAAGAAAACCTCAAAAACCTGA
- a CDS encoding aminodeoxychorismate lyase produces the protein MFKKIMLVILLIFLIFSATFYYFLLPMGRSEETVEMVIGRGKTLRSIAQKLENENVVTSADALILFLKITGTDKKIQAGRFVFNRGEGAWSVSRKLMKAEAVDVAVTINEGLTVEQTAQAIAASKLEIDSARFVQLCYDSAYARSVGIEQNSLEGYLFPDTYRFSQNSTEEDIIKRMVNRFLQIYRLIEVDSAVAARYSRHEIITLASIVEKEATLKSERGLIAGVFHNRLIKGYPLGADPTVRYIFRKFDGPLYVSELNVDNPYNTRRFRGLPPGPICSPGRGSIQATATPEETDKLYFVAKWDGTGAHDFSRTYREHNRKKLEYRRLNEMRRRENRRR, from the coding sequence ATGTTTAAAAAGATAATGCTGGTTATTCTGCTCATTTTTCTCATCTTCTCTGCAACCTTTTATTACTTTCTTCTCCCCATGGGAAGAAGTGAAGAGACCGTAGAGATGGTTATTGGAAGAGGCAAAACTCTTCGCTCGATTGCACAAAAGCTTGAAAATGAAAATGTAGTAACCTCAGCGGATGCTCTTATTCTGTTTCTGAAAATAACCGGTACCGATAAAAAAATTCAGGCCGGAAGATTTGTTTTTAACAGAGGGGAAGGGGCATGGAGTGTGTCCAGGAAACTGATGAAGGCTGAAGCTGTAGATGTGGCAGTGACCATTAATGAGGGGCTCACAGTTGAACAAACTGCTCAAGCAATTGCCGCTTCCAAACTTGAGATTGATAGTGCCCGTTTTGTTCAGCTCTGTTATGACTCTGCTTATGCCAGAAGTGTGGGTATAGAGCAGAACTCACTTGAGGGATATCTGTTTCCGGATACTTACCGTTTCTCCCAAAACAGCACAGAAGAGGATATTATAAAGAGAATGGTAAATAGATTTCTGCAGATATATAGGCTTATAGAAGTTGACAGTGCTGTTGCAGCCAGATATTCCCGTCATGAAATTATCACACTCGCATCAATTGTAGAGAAAGAAGCTACTCTTAAATCTGAACGTGGACTTATAGCTGGTGTATTTCATAACCGATTGATTAAAGGGTATCCCCTTGGCGCAGATCCAACTGTGAGATATATATTCAGAAAATTTGACGGACCATTGTATGTATCTGAACTTAACGTGGATAATCCATATAATACCAGGCGTTTCAGAGGGTTACCTCCCGGGCCAATCTGTTCACCGGGGCGGGGCTCAATTCAGGCTACCGCTACCCCGGAGGAAACCGACAAACTCTATTTCGTTGCAAAGTGGGATGGTACAGGGGCGCATGACTTTTCCAGAACATACAGAGAACATAACAGAAAAAAGCTTGAGTACAGAAGGCTTAATGAAATGAGAAGAAGAGAAAACAGGAGGAGGTAG
- a CDS encoding Thioredoxin has protein sequence MVKKHLLFYAFILSSIIIPANTLASPERVDSSQQIAEKIINSSIPVLVDFWAEWCPACRMLDPIIDELKDEYEGRVLFVKIDVDVHRGITSYFGVRSIPSTFLIDNKNVVSSIPGVRPKEYYASQLDQLLTNREEK, from the coding sequence ATGGTTAAAAAACATCTTCTTTTCTATGCTTTTATTTTATCTTCAATAATTATTCCAGCTAACACACTGGCATCACCAGAAAGAGTAGACTCTTCACAGCAGATTGCAGAAAAAATTATAAACTCTTCTATCCCTGTACTGGTGGATTTCTGGGCTGAATGGTGCCCTGCCTGCAGAATGCTGGATCCCATAATCGATGAGCTTAAGGATGAGTATGAAGGAAGGGTTCTTTTTGTAAAGATTGATGTTGACGTTCACAGGGGGATAACTTCCTATTTTGGAGTCAGATCGATACCATCGACATTCCTTATTGATAACAAAAATGTGGTTTCTTCCATACCGGGCGTAAGACCAAAAGAGTATTACGCCTCGCAACTCGATCAACTTCTTACCAATCGTGAAGAGAAATAA
- a CDS encoding peptidase, U32 family large subunit [C1] codes for MDFPELLAPAGSFACAQSAYDHGADAVYAGLGSFNLRAHSPNFNHQEMCDLIRYSHKRGKRVYLAVNIMPDNSIMKDLGEELVRLSDSGILPDSFIVSDPGVIRMIQSLIPQARLHLSTQTGCFNSQSLNFWKEQGINRVVLPRELTLSQISQINSEEILETEIFIHGAMCVSISGRCLLGAYLGRRHPNLGDCPQPCRYKYRITPLEGKDSSGVSFVAEESENGVYLLNSKDLCTLELLPQIVSSGVSSLKIEGRNKSAHYVATVVKVYREALDQCKKSKGNYVINPRWTEELESIEHRQYTTGFYGQEQLCQDLHSSKAKSKYRLVAVVKEIHDSAAILDIKNSFDITEKLNVLPVQQNLDPYEIFAETVTDLAGNPLTRANTNRLVRMTVSENRLRRGDMLRITAGQGR; via the coding sequence ATGGATTTCCCCGAACTTCTTGCGCCCGCAGGATCTTTTGCCTGTGCTCAATCTGCTTACGACCATGGTGCAGATGCGGTGTATGCCGGTCTGGGTAGCTTCAACCTCAGGGCTCATTCACCAAATTTTAACCACCAGGAAATGTGTGACCTTATAAGATACAGTCATAAAAGAGGTAAACGGGTATATCTTGCAGTAAACATCATGCCGGACAACTCAATTATGAAAGATCTTGGTGAAGAGTTGGTCAGGTTATCAGACTCAGGGATTTTGCCAGATTCCTTTATTGTCTCTGATCCGGGAGTCATCAGGATGATACAATCCCTTATTCCGCAAGCCAGACTGCATCTCAGTACTCAGACCGGCTGTTTCAACTCCCAGTCCCTTAATTTTTGGAAAGAGCAGGGGATAAACAGGGTAGTCTTGCCCAGAGAACTTACCTTATCCCAGATCAGCCAAATAAACTCAGAAGAAATTCTGGAAACTGAGATATTCATTCATGGTGCAATGTGTGTCTCTATCTCCGGGCGCTGCCTTCTGGGCGCCTATCTTGGCAGACGTCACCCAAATCTTGGTGATTGTCCTCAGCCCTGCAGATACAAATACAGAATCACGCCACTCGAAGGCAAAGACTCAAGCGGTGTGTCCTTTGTTGCTGAAGAATCTGAAAATGGTGTGTATCTCCTTAATTCAAAAGATTTGTGCACCCTGGAGCTTTTACCTCAGATTGTATCATCTGGTGTGAGTTCTCTGAAAATCGAGGGCAGAAACAAAAGTGCACATTATGTGGCTACGGTAGTGAAAGTATATCGGGAAGCACTCGATCAGTGTAAAAAGTCAAAAGGCAATTATGTCATTAATCCAAGGTGGACAGAGGAGCTTGAGTCGATTGAACATCGTCAGTATACAACCGGTTTTTACGGTCAGGAACAGCTTTGCCAGGACCTTCACTCCTCAAAGGCCAAATCAAAATACAGATTGGTGGCTGTGGTGAAAGAGATACATGATTCTGCAGCAATTCTTGATATCAAAAACAGTTTTGACATAACAGAAAAACTTAATGTACTCCCTGTACAGCAAAATCTTGACCCTTACGAAATCTTTGCAGAAACCGTCACAGATCTTGCCGGCAACCCGCTTACCAGAGCAAACACAAACAGACTGGTCAGAATGACTGTTTCGGAGAACCGCCTGAGGCGTGGTGATATGCTTAGAATAACAGCAGGGCAAGGTAGGTAA
- a CDS encoding histidine kinase, with product MFKKNSSADHNPLFSTDTKAERQLCFVRIILGSLYLFLVTFEILMGNTKPLPFILQLTALTILFSYSILNLSRSGKQNLPPHVFFTANFFDISSITLILYSYVLNSSEATQFINTALGTYFLAIIFTAFHHRMQLSIFCGILCGAAYSVLLYFSCLDSNNCNIWGHDHVVHLGFILSASVLSGFISRNNLKTSRQIISSELKYLSVVHRLPEMLFTLDSKGRFLWSNSASNSILGISETKITGKNLLTFLIDSDQLRFTKDGFRGTFEIWDINNNRKFVDCVLQYIQTENSQPLFEGIISDVTDRELAISQREEMKERLFQYQKMESLGTMASGMAHDFNNILQTVKDISAKVSSHSREKNTLQCMELINDTLTDAKFLVSELLALGRKNLINTDPVCIQKLLNSIVPLYGSQLGERYKISMDLPEEECYILGDWEYLKRIFQNLFGNARDAMPEGGEIFVRCSTESCLETPGKLFVRISDTGCGINPELQKKIFDPFFTTKDPGKGTGLGLALVQRIISLHKGNITVENSSSKGTVFCIELPLTNNRTLLSDAKIVSRERLSSTVLLLDDDPKIQEILRFYLKEFNYSTCEANNGASALKILKDHTKECEVVLMDWKLGTENPGAIIESLRKIKPDISIMIVSGYPAEPGSIDKYNIHRWFTKPYDKNMLDFEIQRILHGKNPALIEG from the coding sequence ATGTTTAAAAAAAACAGTTCTGCAGACCACAATCCACTGTTCTCTACAGATACAAAGGCAGAGCGTCAGCTTTGTTTTGTTCGGATTATTTTAGGTTCACTTTATCTGTTTCTGGTTACATTTGAAATTCTGATGGGAAATACCAAACCTCTTCCCTTTATCTTACAATTAACAGCCTTAACGATACTCTTCTCCTACAGCATTCTTAACCTTTCACGTTCAGGGAAACAAAACCTCCCCCCACATGTTTTTTTTACGGCGAATTTTTTTGACATATCGTCAATCACACTCATACTCTATTCTTATGTTCTAAACAGCAGCGAAGCAACACAATTTATAAATACAGCCCTTGGGACCTATTTTTTAGCGATTATTTTCACCGCCTTTCACCACCGAATGCAGCTCTCAATTTTCTGTGGAATTCTGTGCGGTGCCGCCTACTCGGTTCTGCTTTATTTTTCATGCCTTGATTCAAACAACTGTAACATTTGGGGACATGACCATGTGGTACATTTAGGTTTTATCCTAAGCGCAAGCGTGCTGAGTGGTTTTATTTCCAGAAACAATCTAAAAACATCACGTCAGATAATTTCCTCTGAATTAAAGTACTTAAGTGTAGTACACAGACTTCCAGAAATGCTTTTTACACTTGACAGCAAAGGCAGGTTTCTCTGGTCAAACTCCGCCAGCAACTCAATTCTTGGGATTTCAGAAACAAAAATTACTGGCAAAAACCTTCTCACTTTTCTGATAGATTCCGATCAGTTACGATTTACAAAAGATGGATTCAGAGGTACTTTTGAGATATGGGATATAAACAATAACAGGAAATTTGTGGACTGTGTGCTTCAATATATTCAGACCGAAAATTCACAACCGCTGTTTGAGGGCATTATCTCCGATGTTACAGATCGTGAACTTGCTATTTCACAGCGTGAAGAGATGAAAGAGCGTCTCTTTCAGTATCAGAAAATGGAATCGCTTGGTACCATGGCAAGCGGAATGGCTCATGATTTCAACAATATACTTCAGACCGTCAAGGATATCTCAGCCAAAGTATCCTCCCACAGCAGAGAAAAAAACACCCTCCAGTGTATGGAGCTGATAAACGACACTCTCACCGATGCAAAATTTCTGGTATCTGAACTCCTCGCTCTTGGCAGGAAAAATCTTATAAACACAGATCCAGTGTGCATACAAAAACTGCTTAACTCAATTGTTCCGCTTTATGGTTCACAGCTTGGAGAACGGTACAAAATCAGCATGGATCTTCCTGAGGAAGAGTGTTACATACTCGGTGACTGGGAATACCTCAAAAGAATATTTCAGAACCTTTTCGGCAACGCCAGAGATGCAATGCCTGAAGGAGGAGAAATTTTTGTCCGCTGCTCTACCGAAAGCTGCCTTGAAACTCCAGGGAAACTCTTTGTCAGAATATCAGATACCGGCTGCGGAATAAATCCCGAACTGCAGAAAAAGATATTTGACCCGTTTTTTACAACTAAGGATCCCGGTAAAGGCACCGGCCTGGGTCTTGCCCTTGTACAAAGGATCATCTCCCTCCACAAGGGCAATATAACGGTTGAAAACAGCTCTTCCAAAGGGACTGTATTTTGTATCGAACTGCCCCTCACAAATAACCGAACTCTTCTGAGTGATGCAAAAATTGTCAGCAGAGAACGGCTCAGCTCAACTGTACTTCTCCTTGATGACGATCCTAAAATCCAGGAAATACTCAGATTCTACCTCAAAGAATTCAATTACTCTACCTGTGAAGCGAACAACGGAGCATCAGCCCTTAAAATTCTCAAAGATCACACCAAGGAGTGTGAAGTTGTTTTGATGGACTGGAAATTGGGTACCGAAAACCCTGGAGCAATAATCGAGTCTCTGCGGAAAATTAAACCTGATATCTCTATTATGATCGTATCCGGGTACCCTGCAGAGCCAGGAAGTATCGATAAATACAATATTCACAGATGGTTTACAAAACCCTATGACAAAAATATGCTGGATTTTGAAATTCAACGCATACTTCACGGAAAAAATCCTGCTCTCATCGAAGGCTAA
- a CDS encoding Acetyltransferase, whose product MIKPEITDKTYPLSPCTETDYEKLLSFLDICFEKPTTHWFSSNMGHIFRPDPETISRHFIYKHKGEIKGAIGIYPFKIRIGEVLLKTAGIGSVSVHPEFRKRGLMTSMLLQVKKHLQNGSFDISCLDGDRFRYRMFGWDLGGKSCNYCLFRRDLHRLVNRNITINSQILKENSLPVLMKAYNQFPNRAERSIENFLLHLNRDNLVWLGAESARGFAYIVYDRVNNEEILELQGDTETAKLLLLKHCIDNNLDDIHILHPHTDDVITTMLQYCCTQMLILHSSQFMIIDTDSTWEKLMPQLTNLYSGKMGVPSVLDTTDNFTRHLVLCKMLGFPGYSSDPILNQIPSVPWWIPNIDKV is encoded by the coding sequence TTGATCAAACCAGAAATCACCGACAAAACCTATCCACTTTCACCCTGCACCGAAACCGATTACGAAAAGCTGCTCTCTTTTCTTGACATTTGTTTCGAAAAACCAACCACTCACTGGTTTTCATCAAATATGGGACATATATTCCGCCCTGATCCCGAAACAATCTCCAGACATTTCATCTACAAACATAAGGGTGAAATAAAAGGTGCTATCGGTATATATCCATTCAAAATCCGGATAGGTGAAGTTTTACTGAAAACTGCCGGAATAGGCTCTGTTTCAGTCCACCCGGAATTCCGCAAAAGAGGGCTTATGACCTCCATGCTTCTTCAGGTTAAAAAACATCTTCAGAATGGCAGTTTTGATATATCCTGTCTTGATGGAGACCGGTTCCGTTACAGGATGTTTGGCTGGGACCTTGGCGGAAAGTCGTGCAATTACTGTCTGTTCAGGCGAGACCTTCATAGACTTGTGAACCGTAATATCACTATTAATTCACAGATACTGAAAGAAAACTCTCTTCCTGTGCTGATGAAAGCCTATAACCAGTTTCCAAACCGTGCAGAACGGAGCATAGAGAATTTCCTTTTACATCTTAACAGAGACAATCTTGTGTGGTTAGGTGCAGAGTCAGCAAGGGGTTTTGCATATATTGTATATGACAGGGTAAACAATGAGGAGATCCTTGAGCTTCAGGGCGATACAGAAACTGCAAAATTATTGCTTTTGAAGCACTGCATCGATAATAATCTCGATGACATTCATATCCTTCATCCCCACACCGATGACGTCATTACAACCATGCTACAGTACTGCTGCACCCAGATGTTAATATTACATTCCAGTCAGTTTATGATTATAGATACTGATTCCACATGGGAAAAACTGATGCCGCAACTAACGAATCTTTATTCCGGTAAGATGGGGGTACCTTCCGTGCTTGATACAACTGACAATTTCACACGTCATTTGGTTCTATGCAAAATGCTGGGTTTTCCAGGATACTCTTCAGATCCAATCCTCAATCAGATCCCTTCTGTCCCATGGTGGATACCCAATATTGATAAAGTATAA
- a CDS encoding Spermidine synthase, whose amino-acid sequence MMFEIKRISGLLDAQILAVLALGIVSQVGQVLVLRELLMVFSGNELSIGLVYSAWLIWGAVGARTAAYLMERLINPFPVLLINTALLSFVLPSTIVLIRGIRGFFDLLPGAYLSLNDMAVSSFVTTGPICFSLGAQFVILSAIWRRKDKSKDTSSASKTYVFEAIGNVFGGIAFSLVMVNRMVSLQSAAFVCSLMMGITLLLVCIHKPKNKTIKRNVILIISAALLLPLLFQSMLGEVDSWGYRLLWSNFAPHHELTEIRESKHGTIAVASRDGQYSFFQSGNLIYSTPGYKAAASGFEKQEAATFAHLVMAQHTNPEKVLLIGGGMRGTLPEILKHNVIRVDYVELDQELTNVALSYVSGYTRRAAEDQRVNLIHADGRQFVKQSDLKYDMIIVDIPDPSTAVLNRYYTLEFFQQTAGRLKSGGVLALSAGSSPDLRNVALVNRKATMYHTLNRVFSTVIPMGERTMFFFATQYPDQISTDPSVLEQRFTARNIESEAFTPRHYHTLIQKPHLRRINWIVRSHGRELHSHIQGVHNPPMIAEPLYKQMQLESKLPEVHEKHFLNSDFRPIGYFYTIMHWHSITGKNRNEVFTNLLKVKPVWILFPFVLCIFIAVCLRISSREAGNKRGVRFAVLTTVFTTGMSTMILQIGILFLFQSLYGFVYEMAGVIIAVFMLGLALGAGSSQKFICNKSSLKNLALVQAFMAALAACIAFILPEAAKINSTMIVLIVFSTITFIAGFLNGIDFPIAAACYLGTNNRVEKSTGIIYSTELTGACIGAVSASILLVPVFGIVTCCILASVVNIFALFTIILSGKTAIWTKESFSKPV is encoded by the coding sequence ATGATGTTTGAGATAAAACGGATTTCAGGTCTGCTGGATGCTCAGATACTTGCAGTACTTGCTTTGGGTATAGTTTCACAAGTCGGGCAGGTGTTGGTGCTTCGCGAACTGCTGATGGTCTTCAGTGGCAATGAATTGTCAATTGGATTGGTATACTCTGCGTGGCTCATATGGGGTGCAGTGGGTGCAAGAACCGCTGCATATCTGATGGAACGACTCATAAATCCCTTTCCGGTACTTTTGATTAATACAGCTCTATTATCATTTGTTCTCCCCTCAACCATAGTATTGATTCGAGGTATAAGAGGCTTTTTCGATCTGCTTCCGGGGGCATATCTGTCGCTTAACGATATGGCTGTTTCATCTTTTGTAACCACAGGCCCAATCTGTTTCTCTCTGGGTGCACAGTTTGTTATACTATCTGCAATATGGCGCAGGAAAGATAAATCAAAAGACACCTCATCTGCTTCCAAAACCTATGTTTTCGAAGCAATTGGGAATGTGTTTGGTGGAATTGCTTTCTCTCTTGTAATGGTGAACCGTATGGTTTCGTTGCAATCTGCTGCTTTTGTATGTTCACTTATGATGGGTATAACACTCCTTCTTGTTTGTATCCATAAGCCCAAAAACAAAACTATAAAAAGAAATGTTATCTTGATAATTTCCGCTGCACTCCTATTACCACTGCTGTTCCAATCCATGTTGGGGGAAGTTGACAGTTGGGGGTATCGCTTGCTTTGGAGTAATTTTGCGCCCCATCACGAGTTAACAGAAATCAGAGAATCAAAACATGGTACCATAGCTGTTGCCTCCCGCGACGGACAGTATAGCTTCTTTCAGAGTGGAAATCTGATTTATTCAACTCCGGGGTATAAAGCGGCTGCTTCAGGCTTTGAGAAACAGGAGGCTGCCACATTTGCGCATCTCGTAATGGCACAACACACAAACCCTGAGAAAGTACTTCTTATTGGTGGGGGGATGCGTGGTACCCTGCCTGAAATCCTAAAGCACAATGTAATCCGTGTCGACTATGTTGAGCTTGATCAAGAATTGACTAATGTAGCACTTTCCTATGTTTCAGGCTACACCCGTCGTGCAGCAGAGGATCAGAGAGTAAATCTCATACATGCAGACGGAAGGCAATTTGTGAAACAGTCAGATCTTAAATATGACATGATCATTGTTGATATACCGGATCCTTCCACTGCAGTACTGAACCGTTATTATACACTTGAATTTTTTCAGCAGACAGCAGGGCGGCTGAAATCAGGCGGTGTACTGGCTTTGAGTGCCGGATCCTCACCGGATCTCAGAAATGTTGCTCTCGTAAATAGAAAGGCAACAATGTACCATACGCTGAACCGGGTGTTTTCAACTGTGATACCGATGGGTGAGAGAACGATGTTTTTCTTCGCCACACAATATCCTGACCAAATTTCCACAGATCCCTCAGTTCTTGAACAAAGATTCACAGCGCGCAATATTGAAAGTGAAGCCTTTACCCCAAGACATTATCACACCCTGATCCAAAAGCCCCATCTGAGAAGAATCAACTGGATTGTAAGATCTCATGGAAGAGAGCTGCATTCACATATCCAAGGAGTGCATAATCCTCCCATGATTGCTGAGCCTTTGTATAAACAAATGCAGCTTGAGTCGAAACTTCCAGAGGTGCACGAGAAACATTTTTTAAATTCAGATTTCAGACCAATCGGTTATTTTTATACCATAATGCACTGGCACAGCATAACCGGGAAAAATAGAAACGAAGTGTTTACCAATTTATTAAAAGTTAAACCGGTATGGATCCTGTTTCCTTTTGTGCTCTGTATTTTTATTGCTGTCTGTTTGAGAATTTCAAGTCGTGAGGCGGGAAACAAAAGAGGGGTTCGTTTTGCTGTGTTGACAACGGTATTCACAACCGGGATGTCCACTATGATTCTTCAGATCGGAATCCTTTTTCTTTTTCAGAGCCTCTATGGCTTTGTATATGAAATGGCTGGCGTTATAATAGCTGTCTTTATGCTGGGTTTGGCACTTGGTGCTGGATCGAGTCAAAAATTTATTTGCAATAAGAGCAGTCTTAAAAATTTGGCGCTGGTCCAGGCCTTTATGGCTGCACTTGCTGCATGTATCGCATTTATTCTGCCCGAAGCCGCAAAAATCAATTCAACAATGATAGTACTGATTGTGTTTTCAACCATAACATTCATTGCTGGTTTTCTTAATGGAATAGATTTTCCTATAGCTGCAGCATGTTATCTTGGTACAAACAACAGGGTCGAAAAATCCACTGGTATTATATACAGTACTGAATTGACCGGGGCCTGTATAGGAGCAGTTTCAGCAAGTATTCTTCTGGTTCCTGTATTTGGTATTGTAACATGTTGTATTTTGGCATCGGTAGTGAACATTTTCGCTTTATTTACCATAATTCTTTCAGGGAAAACTGCTATATGGACAAAAGAGAGTTTTTCAAAACCTGTTTAG